AAGTGGAAAAACCCTGGTTCCAAAATAATTATAAGGGGAAGCGATTCATTGATAGCTCTGGAGAATTAATTGGAATTCAAGCGATTAAAGGAAAAGTTGACCAGACATCATCGGAAGCATTCCACCAGGTAGATGGTATCTCCGGTGCCACCATGACCTCAAAAGGATTAAATAAATTTTTACTCAAAGATCTGAAAACCTACGAACCTTTCTTTCGTCGGATTAGAAGTGGGGAGGGCGCCTAATGGCTTTATTCAGTAAAAAATCAAAAGTAGTTCTCAATGATCCGTTGATGAACAATAACCCCATCACGCTCCAGGTTTTGGGAATCTGTTCTGCTTTAGCGGTTACTGTAAAAATGGATACAGCTGTTGTTATGACCTTGGCAGTTGTGGCGGTATTATCTGTATCGAATACAGTCATTGCAATGCTCCGAAATTTTATCCCTTCTAAAGTGCGTATTATTGTTCAGTTAGCCGTTATTGCTTCCTTGGTGATTTTGACCGATCAGATTCTCCAAGCTTACATGTATGATATAAGCAAACAGCTTTCTGTATTTGTTGGATTAATTATTACAAACTGTATCGTTATGGGTAGGGCGGAAGCCTTTGCAATGCAGAATCCACCTGGTAAATCTTTTTTAGATGGGCTGGGTAATGGATTGGGTTATGGTATGATTCTCATTGCCGTTTCTTTCTTCAGAGAATTATTGGGTAGTGGAACTGTTTTTGGATTCCAGATTATTCCCGATTCATTCTACGCTGCTGGTTATGAAAATATGGGACTCATGGTATTGAGTCCTGGTGCATTTATTATTTTGGGACTTATTGTTTGGGTCCAGCGAATAGTGGCAAAGATAGAGGAGGATTAGATTAATGGAACATTATATTAGCCTCTTGACTAAAGCAGTTTTTGTTGAAAATATTTTATTAGCTTACTTCTTAGGTATGTGTTCATTTTTGGCTATTTCTAAAAAAGTGGATACTTCTATCGGTTTGGGTTTAGCGGTCACATTTGTTCTGACCATTACGGCACCGGCGAACTGGGCTATTCATCATTATTTCCTTCAAAAAGGTGCCTTGAGTTGGGCCGGATTTCCAAATGTAGACTTAAGCTTTTTAAATTTCATTGTTTTCATCGCAGTAATTGCCGCCATGGTACAATTGGTAGAAATGATTATGGATCGCTTTTCTTCAACACTTTACCATAATTTAGGAATATTCTTACCTTTGATTGCAGTAAACTGCTCCATATTGGGCGGATCATTATTTTTGGTTGAACGGGATTATACTTTCATAGAATCTACCGTATTTGGTTTTGGTTCTGGGTTAGGTTGGTTCTTGGCCATTGCATCTATGGCATCCATAAGATATAGACTTCGTTATTCTAATGTGCCAGCAAAACTCCGTGGTTTAGGCATTACCATGCTTTTAACAGGATTGCTTTCAATGGCATTCATGGCATTTTCGGGGATTGACCTTTAATGGCTTTCACTATTCTGAGTATTTCTGTTTTTACCGGAGTAATCCTTGTTTTGGTACTCCTCCTGAATTTTGCAGAATCCAAATTGCTTCCTCAAGGTGATGTAACCATTAAAATTAATGGGGATGATGACAAAGCAATTATCACTCGTCCCGGAGCGACACTTCTTTCAGCTTTAGCGAGCGAAAATATTTTTCTACCTTCCGCCTGTGGCGGTGGTGGCACTTGTGCCATGTGCAGATGTCAGGTGAATGAAGGGGGTGGCGGAATCTTACCAACAGAAACAGGCCATATTAATCGTAAGGATGCGAAGGACAATTGGCGCTTGGCATGCCAGGTTAAGATTAAAGAGAATATGGATATCCATGTTGCCGATGAAATATTTAATATCCGTAAATGGGAATGCAAAGTTCGCTCCAATAAAAATGTAGCCACATTTATTAAAGAATTGATTCTTGAACTTCCTGAAGGTGAAATCCTTGATTTTAAAGCGGGCGGCTATATCCAGATTGATATTCCTGAGTATCAAAATATGAGTTTCAAAAATTTTGAAATTGAGGAGGAATATCATCCTGATTGGGATAAATATAATATTTGGGATGTTACTGCTAATAATGATGATGATTGCTTTCGTGCATATTCTATGGCAAACCATCCTGCTGAAGGGAATATAGTTATGCTCAATGTGCGAATTGCTACACCTCCACCAGCTTTATGGAATGACGTCCCGCCCGGAATTGCTTCATCATATATATTTAATTTGAAACCAGGAGATATGGTGACCATATCAGGTCCATTTGGTGAATTTTTTGCTAAAGATTCTAATCGTGAAATGGTATATATTGGTGGTGGTGCAGGGATGGCCCCTTTACGCAGCCATCTTTTTGATCTTTTGGACACACAAAATACCGATCGAAAAATTTCATTCTACTATGGCGCTCGTTCCATGCGGGAAATGTTTTACCATGAAGATTTTCTCAGATTAGAAAGAGAACATCCAAATTTCAAATATACGGTCGCATTATCCGAGCCTATGCCCGAAGATAATTGGGAAGGGGCTACCGGATTTATTCACCAAGCAGCTCATGATCTCTATTTGGAAGACCATGAAGATCCAACCGAAATCGAATATTATATGTGTGGTCCACCCATGATGATTGATGCAGTGGATAAGATGCTTTATGATTTGGGTGTAGAAGATGAAATGATCGATTATGATAAATTTGGTTAAACAAAACAAGATTATAATTTTTAATAAAGCCCGACTTCTGTTGGGCTTTGTTACTATTGCAGGCCTATTGGGTTGCTCTCAGCCAAAGAAATATATGGAAATCCATGGCAATACAATGGGTACGACCTATTCCATTCGAATTGTTCCAAGTGCATCATTAGAATTAAACTTGGAAGAACTTCAGTTTGGCATGGATTCTATCCTGTCCAAAATTGATCGAGAAATGTCCACATATCGGTTGGATAGTGAAATTTCATTATTTAACAAATTAGGTCGCGGAATAGCACTCAATATTTCTGATGGATTTTCCACTGTCCTGAGTCGTGCCATTTATTGGGGAGAAAAAACCGAAGGTGCGCTGGATGTAACTGTATTGCCATCGGTCTTAGTTTGGCGTAGGGGGAAAGGAGATAGGGAATATCTTGAACAGTGGGAGCCGCCCACAGATCTAGAAGTTGTCGAGGCAATGGTGAAAGTTGGTTATAATGGAATCAACTTATCCCGTTCCACTTTAATAAAATCCCGAAAAGGACAAATGATAGATCTCAATGCCATTGCAAAAGGTTGGGGTGTCGATCAACTTTATGAATACATTCGTAATGCTGATGTTAAATATTTTATGGTAGAAATAGGTGGTGAAGTCCGAACAATGGGGAAAAATAATAAAGGAAAACAATGGAAGATTGGAATCGATAATCCTATGGTCGGTACCCTTCCTGGGGAAGAAATTTATTTGGTAGCATCCGTTACAAACCAAGCTATGGCCACCTCGGGGAATTACAGGAATTTTAAAGAATACGACAATGTAAAGTACTCCCATATTATTGATCCACGGACAGGTCGTCCCACCAAATCAAACATTGCGTCAGTTACAGTTATTGCAACAAGTTGTATGGATGCGGACGCTCTCGCAACTGCACTAAATGTTATGGAAGTGGAAAAAGGATTAGCATTGGTTGAATCATTAGATGGATTCGAAGCATTATGGATCATAAATGAAAATGAAGAATTAAAGTCAGTGGCATCGTCTGGGATGCCAATCGTTAATTAGCTATTATTACGGTTTCTGAGAGGGGTCATCACAAATTCCTCCGGTCAAGCAAACGCAATCACTGGCCACACCGC
This genomic window from Candidatus Neomarinimicrobiota bacterium contains:
- a CDS encoding NADH:ubiquinone reductase (Na(+)-transporting) subunit F, which produces MAFTILSISVFTGVILVLVLLLNFAESKLLPQGDVTIKINGDDDKAIITRPGATLLSALASENIFLPSACGGGGTCAMCRCQVNEGGGGILPTETGHINRKDAKDNWRLACQVKIKENMDIHVADEIFNIRKWECKVRSNKNVATFIKELILELPEGEILDFKAGGYIQIDIPEYQNMSFKNFEIEEEYHPDWDKYNIWDVTANNDDDCFRAYSMANHPAEGNIVMLNVRIATPPPALWNDVPPGIASSYIFNLKPGDMVTISGPFGEFFAKDSNREMVYIGGGAGMAPLRSHLFDLLDTQNTDRKISFYYGARSMREMFYHEDFLRLEREHPNFKYTVALSEPMPEDNWEGATGFIHQAAHDLYLEDHEDPTEIEYYMCGPPMMIDAVDKMLYDLGVEDEMIDYDKFG
- a CDS encoding FAD:protein FMN transferase translates to MINLVKQNKIIIFNKARLLLGFVTIAGLLGCSQPKKYMEIHGNTMGTTYSIRIVPSASLELNLEELQFGMDSILSKIDREMSTYRLDSEISLFNKLGRGIALNISDGFSTVLSRAIYWGEKTEGALDVTVLPSVLVWRRGKGDREYLEQWEPPTDLEVVEAMVKVGYNGINLSRSTLIKSRKGQMIDLNAIAKGWGVDQLYEYIRNADVKYFMVEIGGEVRTMGKNNKGKQWKIGIDNPMVGTLPGEEIYLVASVTNQAMATSGNYRNFKEYDNVKYSHIIDPRTGRPTKSNIASVTVIATSCMDADALATALNVMEVEKGLALVESLDGFEALWIINENEELKSVASSGMPIVN
- the nqrE gene encoding NADH:ubiquinone reductase (Na(+)-transporting) subunit E — its product is MEHYISLLTKAVFVENILLAYFLGMCSFLAISKKVDTSIGLGLAVTFVLTITAPANWAIHHYFLQKGALSWAGFPNVDLSFLNFIVFIAVIAAMVQLVEMIMDRFSSTLYHNLGIFLPLIAVNCSILGGSLFLVERDYTFIESTVFGFGSGLGWFLAIASMASIRYRLRYSNVPAKLRGLGITMLLTGLLSMAFMAFSGIDL
- a CDS encoding NADH:ubiquinone reductase (Na(+)-transporting) subunit D, producing MALFSKKSKVVLNDPLMNNNPITLQVLGICSALAVTVKMDTAVVMTLAVVAVLSVSNTVIAMLRNFIPSKVRIIVQLAVIASLVILTDQILQAYMYDISKQLSVFVGLIITNCIVMGRAEAFAMQNPPGKSFLDGLGNGLGYGMILIAVSFFRELLGSGTVFGFQIIPDSFYAAGYENMGLMVLSPGAFIILGLIVWVQRIVAKIEED